In the genome of Streptomyces sp. 846.5, the window GCGCCGGAGGTCTCCAGCTTGCGCGGCAGGTCGGCGACCCGCTCCGTGCCGTGGAAGTCCTGAAGGTCCAGGGCGAGCGGAAGCAGCTCGGCGAAGTCGCGGGCGGCGGGGCTGTCGTTCAAGGTGGCGTCGACGCGGCGGCCGTCGAGGGTGACCTGGATGTCCATGGTGGTGGTGGTGGTGCTCCTGTCGGACGGTGCGGCGGGCTCGCTGGCCGGGTCCGGCCGGTGCGAGGACGAAGCGGACGGGGACGGGGCGGACGGACTGTCCGGTGAACCACCGGGGCCGCAGGCCACCACCGCCAAGACCAGGGCCGCGACGGGAGCAATGCGAAGGAGAGCGTGGGGCACGGCCTGCCTCATCCCGTCCGGTCGGGCAGCGGCTCGGAGTAGTGCCGGAAGTCGCCGCGCCCGGTGTGGATCGCATACAGCCGCTCGGCCAGCACCGTCGGGCTGGAGTGCTCGGCGTGCTGACTGATCGCGCCAGGAATGATCAACTGGGCAGCGTGGATGTTCTCCTCGGCGAGCGCGTCGTGGAGCATCGCCGCATACGCGCTCTCGGCGGCGAACGCGATCGAGGTACCGGCCACCTTGAGGTTCGGACGCACGGCGCTGGAGCCGTTGACGAACAGCAGCGTGCCGCGTCCCAGCTCCCGCATCCCAGGCAGAACCGCGTTCACACAGGTCACCGGGCCCTTGACGGAGAAGGCCAGCGGGGCGTCCAGGTCGCCGGCGATGGTGTCCAGGACCGGCTTCATGAAGTCGGCGCGGGGCACCGGGCTGAACTGGAGGATCTCGACCGGCCCGAGTTCCTCGGCCGCCGCGTGCAGGGCCGCGGTCAGGGAGGCAGAGTCGAGGACGTCGGCGGTGAAGCCGCGGGCCCGGATGCCCTCACCGTCCAGTTCGGTCACGAGGGCATCGAGGTGGCCGGCGTTGCGGGAGACGAGGGCAACGCTGTGGCCGGCGGTACCGAAGCGGCGGGCGGCTGCCAGCCCCAGGCCGGGGCCGGCACCGATAAGGGCGAAAGTGGTCACGGGGAGCCCTTCACAGAAGAACGTTGACGCGGACGTCACAGGGTCGGGCCCGCTGCGATGTTGTGCGCGGCGTCGGGCGGGACCCGAGGTCGTCAGTCGGCGACCGGGTTGGCGGTGTATTCCTCGTCGGTGACGGGGTTCAGCCAGTGCACGACGTCGTGGTCGGCGTCGCCCTCGTTGATGGCCAGGTGGACCATGAGCCGGTTGGGGGCGGCGCCGTGCCAGTGCTCCTCGTCGGCCTCGAACAGGACGCGGTCCCCGGGCCGGATGACCTCGACCGGTGCGCCGCGGCGCTGGCACAGGCCGACGCCTTCGGTGACGAAGACGGTCTGCCCAAGTGGGTGGCGGTGCCAGTGGGTACGGGCGCCGGGCATGAAGTGCACCAGGTTGGCGGTGACGCGGGAGGGAGCCGGGGCTGCGGCGACGGCATCGATGTAGACGTCGCCGGTGAACCAGTCGGCGGGCCCCTTGCGGGTCTCGATCGAGCTGCGGGTGATCTGCACGGGTGCTCCTTGTGCGGTTGGTGGGAGGGTCAGGGCCTGAGGAGGGTCTTGACGGCGCGGCGCTCGTCCATCGCCTTGTAACCCTCGGCGACCTGCTCCAGGGGCAGGGCAAGGTCGAAGACCTTGCTCGGGTCGATGCGGCCGGACAGGACACGGTCGATCAGGTCGGGCAGGTAGCGGCGTACAGGAGCCGGGCCGCCGCGCAGGCCCACGTGGGAGAAGAACAGCTCCTGCCCGTCGACAGCGACCTCGTGGGGGACGCCGACGAAGCCGACGTTGCCGCCCGGCCGGGCGCAGTGCAGCGCCTGGCTCATGGCCTGGGCGGTGCCCACGCACTCCAGTACGGAGTCCGCTCCGATGCCGCCGGTCATCTCCTTGATCCGTGCGACACCTTCCTCGCCGCGTTCGATGACGATGTCGGTGGCCCCGAACGCCCGTGCGAGCTTCTGGCGGGGTTCGTGCCGCGACATGGCGATGATCCGCTCCGCGCCCATCTCCCTGGCCGCGATCACCCCGCACAGGCCCACCGCGCCGTCGCCGACGACCACGGCGGTCGAACCGGGCCTCACCTCGGCGGCGTCCGCGGCCCACCAGCCGGTGCCCATCACGTCGGACACGGCAAGCAGACCGGGCCACCACTCCTCGCCCGGAACCTCCTTGGTGGCGACCAGAGTGCCCTGGGCGTTGGGGATGCGCACGTACTCGGCCTGGCAGGTGGACATGAACTCGCGGTTCAGGCAGTTCGACTGGAAGCCGTTGCGACAGTTCGCGCAGGTGTTGTCCGAGGTCGCGAACGAGCCGACGACGAACTGGCCCGGCTTCACCGAGGTGACCTCCGACCCGACCTCCTCGACGAAGCCGACGTACTCGTGGCCCATCGGATGTGCGTGCTCCGTCGGCTCCGCGCCGCGATAGGGCCACAGGTCGGAACCGCACACGCAAGTCACGGCCGTCCGGATGACGGCGTCGGTCGGCTTGAGGATCTTGGGATCGTCCACGGTCTCGAAACGGATGTCACCGGCGGCGTGGATCACTGCTCCGCGCATGAGGAAGGCTCCTTGCCTGCTGAAGCCTGTCGGCACTGGGAGGGTTCCGGCAGGCAACCGAATGGGTGAGGGGCCCCGGCGCAGACAGCGAATCCTCCGCCTGCGAGCCCAGGGCCCGGCGACCGGCCTGCCCGCCGTGACGGGCGGACAGCGAGCGCCACGTCTCCAGGTAACCCCCACCCCGCGCGGATAGCGAGTCACTGACCAGGGGTGTACCAGCAGTACATCCCTCCCGTCCCGGGCAGGCCGTACCGTCAAAGGCATGGACAACCGCGAGGAGGTCCGCGAGTTCCTCACCTCGCGGCGAGCCAAGATCACACCCGGGCAGGCCGGACTGCCCGCCGGCCCCCGGCGCCGCGTTCCCGGCCTTCGCAGGAGCGAGGTCGCCGCCCTGGCCGACGTGAGCGTCGAGTACTACGCCAAGCTCGAACGCGGCAACCTCACCGGCGTCTCCCCGTCCGTCCTGGAAGCCCTCGCCCGGGCCCTCCAGCTCGATGACGCCGAACGCGCCCACCTGCTGAACCTGGCCCACGCCGCCGACGGATCCCACGTCCTCAACCGCCCCCACCGACGGCGGACGAAGGACCAGTGGCGGCCGCACCGCAGCCTGCAATGGACCCTTGACGCCATCACCGCAGGTCCCGCATTCGTCCGCAACGGCCGCATGGACATCCTCGCCGCGAACCCGCTCGCCCACGCCTTCTACACCGACGTCTACGCCGCCCCCAGCAACCAGGCCAACCTGGCCCGCTTCAACTTCCTCGACCCCGCCTCGCGCCGCTTCTACCCCCACTGGGACCTCTTCGCCGATGTCGCCGTCGCCATCCTGCGCACCGAAGCCGGGCGCAATCCGCACGACAAGGACCTGCACGACCTCGTCGGCGAGCTGTCCACCCGCAGCGAGGAATTCCGCACCCGCTGGGGCAACCACAATGTCCGGCACCACGGCACCGGCACCAAACGGTTCCACCACTCGGCCGTCGGAGAGCTCACCCTCGCCTTCGAGGGCCTGGAAATGGCGGCCGAACCCGGCCTCACCCTGACCATCTACACGGCCGAACCCGGCTCACCCTCCGAACAAGGACTGCGCCTGCTCGCCTCGTGGGCAGCCACCCAGAACAGCGACAGCCCCTCCACCACCGAGAATGCGGGCCGGTAGCGACTACACCGACGAAGCCAACAGGAGTGAGCCCTGCAGCGGCATTCCCCCGCAACGCAGGGCTCACTCCAGAACCGATCCTGAGTGGGCGTCAGGTGACGGTGACCTTGAAGACCTTGTCCGATCCGGCCGCCGCTCCCCCGTTGTTGTCGCAGTTCGTGGTGGACATCCACATGGTGTCGGTGCCCGGCACCTGGATCACCGTCCGCAGCCTCCCGTAGGTTCCGACGTAGTACGCCGTGGGCGTGCCTACCGTCTCCGTGGTCCCGTTGATCGGGATGCGCCACAGCCGCTCTCCGCGCAGGGCGGCCATGTAGACGACATTGCGGACGATGGTGATCCCGCTGGGCGAGGCCGTGTTGACCGGCCACACCGCCTTGGGGTTGGTCATGCCCGAGACGCTGCAGGTGCCCTCGCAGGTCGGCCAGCCGTAGTCCGCGCCTGGCTTGATCAGGTTCAGCTCGTCGTAGGCGCTGTTGCCGAGCTCGGCCTCCCAGAGCCGCCCGCTGCTGTCGAAGGCCAGCCCTTGGCCGTTGCGGTGGCCGTAGCTGTAGACATAGTTGTTGAACGGGTTGCCGGGGGCCGGCTTCCCGGCGGTGGTCAGCCGCAGGATCTTGCCGTTGAGGCTGCTCTTGTCCTGCGCGTAGGTACCGGTCTCGGCGTCACCGGTGGTGGCGTAGAGGTAGCCGTCGGGGCCGAAGACCATCCGTCCGCCGTTGTGGTACTTGTTCTTGACGATGCCCTGCAGCAGGATCTTGTAGCCGCCGAGCGTGGTCCCGTCGTAGGTCATACGCACGATCCGGTTGCCCTCGGTGGCGGTGTGGAACAGGTAGATGTAGTGGTTGCTGCTCCAGCCCGGGTCGATCGCGACGCCGAGCAGACCGCCCTCGCCGCCGGTGGTGACCACGTTGGGTACGGTGCCGATCAGGGTCTTCGTCCCGCCCGTGGTCAGCTTGTAGAGGTGGAAGTCGTCGCGCTCGGTGACCAGCGCGGTCTTTCCGTCCGGGAGCCAGCTGATGCCCCAGGGGATGGTCCAGCCGCTGGAGAGGGTGCTGATGCCCGACGGCACACCGCCGTCTCCCGCGCAGGTGGCGGTGGTGAAGCTGACGCTGTTGCTCTGCGTCGAGGTGTTGCCGCCGGCGTCCCGCGCCACCACGTTGAGGGTGTACGGGCTGTTGCAGGCGAGTCCGGTGACAGTGGTGGTCGCCGCGGGCGGCGTACCGGTGACGGTGGCGTAGACGGTGCTGCCGTCGCGTACGTCGTAGGCGGTCACCCCGACGTTGTCGGTGGACCTGGTCCAGGTCAGGGTGGCGCTGGTGGCCGCGACCGCGGTGGTGGCCAGATCGCTCGGCGCGGTCGGCGGGGTGGTGTCGGTGCTGGCCAGCGTGGTGCAGACGACGGTGCTGCTGCCGAGTGAGCTGTTGCCGGCGGCGTCGCGTGCGTCGACGCTGAGGCTGTAGGCGGTGCTCGGGGCCAGCCCGGTCAGACCGGCGGAGGTGGCGGTGCCGGGGGCGCTGCTGAGTTTGTTGCCGTGCTCGTAGATGTCGTAGGCGGTCACCCCGACGTTGTCGGTGGACGCGCCCCAGTTCAGGGTCAGTCCGGTGCTGCCGACGGCGGTGCAGCTGGGTGCGCCCGGTGTGGTCGGAGGGGTGGTGTCGGTGGCGGGCAGGACGGTCAGCTCGTCCAGGTTGGGTCCGCCGTCGGCGGTGGTCGCGGTGGCCCGGACGGTGTTGCTGCCGGACACCAGTGAGGCGTTGACGGTGACGGTCGTCCAAGTGTTCCAGTCGGCGGTCCCTGGGAAGGCTACGGCGGAGGCGACCTTGGTCCCGTTGACGGTGATGTCCATCGGTCGAGGCGCGGTGGTGCCGTTGGCATAGCGGAAGCTCAGCGTGTTGGCTCCGGCAGCAGCCGCGGTCACCGCGAACTGCACATAGCTGCCGGTGACATTGGTGTAGTCGACGAAGCCGGTGCCGCTGTATCCGGTGTGGTTGGTCGCCACCGTCCCCTGCGAGATGGTGGCGCTCTCGGCCTGGTAGGCGGCGGCCGCCGAGGCGGGCTGGCTCCAGGCCAGCAGGCCCAGCAGTAGTGCGGCCACGGCGATAAGTGCGCCGTGGACCTTCCGGTTGATGTTCATCGCTCGTCCCGGTGGTCTCGGTTCGGTGACTGCGGGGCCGGTGTCCCGGTGGCCGGTGTCCCGGTGGCCTTGGTGGCCCAGGCGGAGCCGATCCAGGCTTCGTCGATCCGCAGCCGCTTGTAGTCGGTGGTGTCGGTGGACGCGGCATAGGTGCTGGTCACGGTGAGCCTGACGTGCCGGGTGCTGGTGGCGGTCAGGCCGATCACGGCGACGCCGCGGGCGTCCGGGAGGGTCCCGGTCTTCACTGGGGAGCCCCAGTTGGTCCCGTCGCTGCTGACGTAGACCTCGTAGCCCTTGATCCTGGCCGAGGTCTCGGTCGCGGACCTGGCGTAGCTCACCGAGTCCTCGCGCTGGTTGATGCCCAGGTACTGCACCGCCCGGGTCGCCCCGAGGTCGAAGTCCAGCGAGACCGGGAGCGTCTTCTTGCTGTCCCAGTAGCTGAGGTAGCTGCCGTCGGCCGCGGCAGCCGCCGCGTGGCCGCTGGCCGAGGCGGTGGCGCTCATGGTGTAGGCCGACGCCGGGTAGATCCCGGTGCGGCCCTGGGTGTTCACCTGGAACACGGTGTCGTAAGGGTCCCAGGCGCTCAGCCCGCTGAGCGTGAGCGTGCCGCCGGACTGGCTGTAGGCGATGGCCGCGCCGGTCCGCAGGTTGGTGATGCCCGCTACCCGGTAGCCGTTGTCGCCGACCTTGAGCGTGCTGGTGGTCGGCGGGGTCAGCACATGGATGTACTGCAGGTCGGGGTTGGTCCGGTTGATCGTGGTGACCCCGTAGGCGCTGTCGTTCCAGGCTCCGGGTTTGAGCCCGCCGTACATGTAGCCGCCGCCCTCGGTGCCGGACAGCGAGGGCCAGATGGGCGTGAGGTAGCTGTTGGCGAAGGTGTTGTACGCGCTCTGGTTGGCCGGGAACTGCCCGTTGACCTCGGCGGTCTCGGCCATCAGCGCCTTGGCCGAGGATCCGGCGTTGGTGACCAGGCGGCCGATGCTGAGCTTGCGGTCCACCGTGGGGTTGCTCCCGTCGTACCACCAGGCCCCCGTGGAGGGGAGCTTGAAGTCGGACTCGATCAGCCTGGGTGCGGCGGTGTAGAGCGCCTGCGGGTAGTCGTAGTCCGGCGTCATCCCGGTCTTCTGCTCGTTGCTGATCATGTCCATGATCGGCGTGTCCTCGTTGTTGTTGCTGAGGGTGTAGTTCGGGCGCTGCTGGTAGATCTGGGCGTAGAGGTTGTGGCCCAGCCAGTACTGGCTGTCGTTGTCGATCCAGAACCCGCCCAGGGTCGGGTAGCGCTTCATCACCTCGAAGAAGTTGTCGTACGAGAACTCCCCGAATCCGCCTGTGGCGGTCAGGTCCACGGTGTGGCCCGCGTAGGCGGAGAACGCGGCCGAGTCCAGCCACTCGTGGCCGCCGTCGTCGTGCCACTGCGGGTCGTTGGTCATGTAGAGCATGACCTTCAGTCCTTTGGCGGACGCGGCGGTGATCAGCTCACCCAGGAAGTCCCGCTTGGTGCTGCAACTGCCGGGGATCGCCGAGGGCCACGGCCGGGCGTAGCCGAGCCTGCTGTGGAAGGTGGCCAGCACCAGGTACTGGACGTGCAGCTTCAGCGCCTCGTCGACCCAGTAGTCGGGCGTCCAGCCGCCGTTGGTGACGTCCGCTTCCCACGTGGCGCAGTCGGTGTGGGCCGGGGCGGTGCGCTCGCCCCAGTGGATGAACAGCCCGCCGACGGAGTTCCGTAGGAAGGTCTGCCGGGGGTTGGTCAGGTCGGCGTGCGCGGTGCCCGCCGTCACGGTGCCGCTGAGCAGCAGCGCGAGGGCGGTCAGCAGGACGGCGAGGAACCGGGCCCTCCTGCGGTGTCC includes:
- a CDS encoding cyclophilin-like fold protein; this encodes MPHALLRIAPVAALVLAVVACGPGGSPDSPSAPSPSASSSHRPDPASEPAAPSDRSTTTTTMDIQVTLDGRRVDATLNDSPAARDFAELLPLALDLQDFHGTERVADLPRKLETSGAPEPVAARAGDIAYYAPWGNLAIFYKDGPAPSADLLILGHLDISADQLGRAEHITIEPAP
- a CDS encoding SDR family NAD(P)-dependent oxidoreductase, translating into MTTFALIGAGPGLGLAAARRFGTAGHSVALVSRNAGHLDALVTELDGEGIRARGFTADVLDSASLTAALHAAAEELGPVEILQFSPVPRADFMKPVLDTIAGDLDAPLAFSVKGPVTCVNAVLPGMRELGRGTLLFVNGSSAVRPNLKVAGTSIAFAAESAYAAMLHDALAEENIHAAQLIIPGAISQHAEHSSPTVLAERLYAIHTGRGDFRHYSEPLPDRTG
- a CDS encoding cupin domain-containing protein, giving the protein MQITRSSIETRKGPADWFTGDVYIDAVAAAPAPSRVTANLVHFMPGARTHWHRHPLGQTVFVTEGVGLCQRRGAPVEVIRPGDRVLFEADEEHWHGAAPNRLMVHLAINEGDADHDVVHWLNPVTDEEYTANPVAD
- a CDS encoding zinc-dependent alcohol dehydrogenase family protein, with product MRGAVIHAAGDIRFETVDDPKILKPTDAVIRTAVTCVCGSDLWPYRGAEPTEHAHPMGHEYVGFVEEVGSEVTSVKPGQFVVGSFATSDNTCANCRNGFQSNCLNREFMSTCQAEYVRIPNAQGTLVATKEVPGEEWWPGLLAVSDVMGTGWWAADAAEVRPGSTAVVVGDGAVGLCGVIAAREMGAERIIAMSRHEPRQKLARAFGATDIVIERGEEGVARIKEMTGGIGADSVLECVGTAQAMSQALHCARPGGNVGFVGVPHEVAVDGQELFFSHVGLRGGPAPVRRYLPDLIDRVLSGRIDPSKVFDLALPLEQVAEGYKAMDERRAVKTLLRP
- a CDS encoding helix-turn-helix transcriptional regulator, yielding MDNREEVREFLTSRRAKITPGQAGLPAGPRRRVPGLRRSEVAALADVSVEYYAKLERGNLTGVSPSVLEALARALQLDDAERAHLLNLAHAADGSHVLNRPHRRRTKDQWRPHRSLQWTLDAITAGPAFVRNGRMDILAANPLAHAFYTDVYAAPSNQANLARFNFLDPASRRFYPHWDLFADVAVAILRTEAGRNPHDKDLHDLVGELSTRSEEFRTRWGNHNVRHHGTGTKRFHHSAVGELTLAFEGLEMAAEPGLTLTIYTAEPGSPSEQGLRLLASWAATQNSDSPSTTENAGR
- a CDS encoding PQQ-dependent sugar dehydrogenase, translated to MNINRKVHGALIAVAALLLGLLAWSQPASAAAAYQAESATISQGTVATNHTGYSGTGFVDYTNVTGSYVQFAVTAAAAGANTLSFRYANGTTAPRPMDITVNGTKVASAVAFPGTADWNTWTTVTVNASLVSGSNTVRATATTADGGPNLDELTVLPATDTTPPTTPGAPSCTAVGSTGLTLNWGASTDNVGVTAYDIYEHGNKLSSAPGTATSAGLTGLAPSTAYSLSVDARDAAGNSSLGSSTVVCTTLASTDTTPPTAPSDLATTAVAATSATLTWTRSTDNVGVTAYDVRDGSTVYATVTGTPPAATTTVTGLACNSPYTLNVVARDAGGNTSTQSNSVSFTTATCAGDGGVPSGISTLSSGWTIPWGISWLPDGKTALVTERDDFHLYKLTTGGTKTLIGTVPNVVTTGGEGGLLGVAIDPGWSSNHYIYLFHTATEGNRIVRMTYDGTTLGGYKILLQGIVKNKYHNGGRMVFGPDGYLYATTGDAETGTYAQDKSSLNGKILRLTTAGKPAPGNPFNNYVYSYGHRNGQGLAFDSSGRLWEAELGNSAYDELNLIKPGADYGWPTCEGTCSVSGMTNPKAVWPVNTASPSGITIVRNVVYMAALRGERLWRIPINGTTETVGTPTAYYVGTYGRLRTVIQVPGTDTMWMSTTNCDNNGGAAAGSDKVFKVTVT
- a CDS encoding discoidin domain-containing protein, with the protein product MPDATTPRSARRGHRRRARFLAVLLTALALLLSGTVTAGTAHADLTNPRQTFLRNSVGGLFIHWGERTAPAHTDCATWEADVTNGGWTPDYWVDEALKLHVQYLVLATFHSRLGYARPWPSAIPGSCSTKRDFLGELITAASAKGLKVMLYMTNDPQWHDDGGHEWLDSAAFSAYAGHTVDLTATGGFGEFSYDNFFEVMKRYPTLGGFWIDNDSQYWLGHNLYAQIYQQRPNYTLSNNNEDTPIMDMISNEQKTGMTPDYDYPQALYTAAPRLIESDFKLPSTGAWWYDGSNPTVDRKLSIGRLVTNAGSSAKALMAETAEVNGQFPANQSAYNTFANSYLTPIWPSLSGTEGGGYMYGGLKPGAWNDSAYGVTTINRTNPDLQYIHVLTPPTTSTLKVGDNGYRVAGITNLRTGAAIAYSQSGGTLTLSGLSAWDPYDTVFQVNTQGRTGIYPASAYTMSATASASGHAAAAAADGSYLSYWDSKKTLPVSLDFDLGATRAVQYLGINQREDSVSYARSATETSARIKGYEVYVSSDGTNWGSPVKTGTLPDARGVAVIGLTATSTRHVRLTVTSTYAASTDTTDYKRLRIDEAWIGSAWATKATGTPATGTPAPQSPNRDHRDER